The following are encoded in a window of Sporosarcina luteola genomic DNA:
- a CDS encoding ATP-binding protein: MKINKRDSTAIINSLLGGVVPSRGLQYIMVGRAEEAKQILTDLTNVKSGSSIIKFIIGPFGSGKSFIQALTQQIAFTEKFVVTKADFTPERRLYGGEGKAVAIYTELMKNISTSTVPDGGALPTILDKWISEVLSLVVKKKDYGSVDFDDLEFVKDVEAEITSIVAKMDALTGGYDFARILTLYFKGFIEDNTELQRRAIRWLRGEYGTKTEAKADLGVRDIINDSNYYDYIKVLSQFVKQIGYSGLVINFDEAINLYKITHPQARDKNYETILRIYNDTLQGNMDGLYITFGGTPEFLEDERRGLFSYGALKRRLESNPHETSEYRDLTQPVIKLTPLQHDDTFVLLRNLRDIHAGHYGYDVDISDEEIKNFLRIEYSRPGANIHLTVGDIIRKFLGALNIIYQNPDFIRSEIFGERDVPANTVSTIQSRFSRTEG, from the coding sequence TTGAAGATTAATAAACGCGATTCAACTGCTATAATAAATTCGTTGTTAGGGGGAGTCGTGCCTAGTAGAGGTCTACAATATATAATGGTAGGTCGTGCAGAGGAAGCGAAGCAAATTCTTACTGATTTAACCAATGTGAAAAGCGGTTCCTCTATAATAAAATTTATTATTGGTCCCTTTGGGAGTGGAAAGAGCTTTATCCAAGCTCTAACACAGCAAATTGCTTTTACTGAAAAATTTGTTGTTACAAAAGCGGACTTTACGCCGGAAAGAAGATTGTATGGCGGTGAAGGAAAGGCGGTCGCTATTTACACTGAATTAATGAAAAATATATCCACGTCTACAGTGCCAGATGGAGGGGCCCTTCCAACGATTTTGGATAAATGGATTAGTGAAGTGTTGTCCTTGGTTGTTAAAAAGAAGGATTATGGCTCTGTAGACTTCGATGATTTAGAGTTTGTTAAGGATGTTGAAGCAGAAATCACTTCAATTGTAGCTAAGATGGACGCTCTAACAGGCGGTTATGACTTTGCACGTATACTAACTCTGTATTTTAAAGGTTTTATTGAAGATAATACTGAACTTCAACGTAGAGCAATACGGTGGTTACGAGGTGAATATGGTACCAAAACTGAAGCTAAAGCAGATTTAGGAGTAAGAGATATTATTAACGATAGCAATTACTATGATTACATCAAAGTGCTTTCTCAGTTTGTTAAGCAAATTGGCTACTCGGGCTTGGTAATTAATTTTGACGAAGCAATTAATCTTTATAAAATTACACACCCTCAGGCACGGGATAAAAATTATGAAACCATATTAAGGATTTACAACGACACCTTGCAAGGAAATATGGACGGATTATATATAACATTCGGTGGCACACCCGAATTCTTGGAGGATGAACGTCGGGGACTGTTCAGCTATGGCGCATTAAAACGACGTTTAGAGTCAAACCCGCACGAAACGTCGGAATATCGGGATCTTACCCAGCCAGTTATAAAGTTAACGCCTCTACAACATGATGACACATTCGTTCTTCTTCGGAATCTTAGAGATATCCATGCAGGACATTATGGATATGATGTTGATATTAGTGATGAAGAAATTAAGAACTTTCTTCGCATTGAATATTCGAGACCGGGTGCAAATATACACTTAACAGTTGGTGACATCATAAGGAAGTTCCTAGGGGCTCTAAATATAATCTATCAAAACCCTGATTTTATTCGTTCTGAAATTTTCGGAGAAAGAGATGTACCTGCAAACACAGTATCTACTATTCAGTCGCGATTTTCAAGGACAGAAGGGTAG